A portion of the Micromonospora vinacea genome contains these proteins:
- a CDS encoding PrsW family intramembrane metalloprotease, protein MGDRWRRWAWVGVLVIGLILYVAVLRTLVSTKNPNFVPALILLGATLVPLTFLTFAQARTGRWQVPASVLVTSAFFGGVIGTVVAGTLEYDTLRGLGTLPMLFVALIEESAKLIVPVILLFTVVAQHRRRVPSDGLIIGIAAGMGFAALETMGYAFSALLSSQGNIGAVEQTLFIRGLTAPAGHTAWTGLTAGALWALLASPSVTRLFGFIGTFLGVVVLHTLWDTFSGSLVFVVLAIISIGWLFWELRRYRTFGEHPVGQLQPH, encoded by the coding sequence ATGGGTGATCGTTGGCGCCGCTGGGCGTGGGTTGGTGTGCTCGTCATCGGGCTGATCCTCTATGTGGCGGTGCTGCGCACCCTGGTCAGCACCAAGAATCCGAATTTCGTACCGGCGTTGATCCTGCTCGGGGCGACGCTGGTGCCGCTGACGTTCCTGACGTTCGCACAGGCCCGGACCGGGCGGTGGCAGGTGCCGGCGTCGGTGCTGGTGACGTCGGCGTTCTTCGGTGGTGTGATCGGCACGGTGGTCGCCGGCACCCTGGAGTACGACACCCTGCGCGGCCTCGGCACCCTGCCGATGTTGTTCGTGGCGCTGATCGAGGAGTCGGCGAAGCTGATCGTCCCGGTGATCCTGCTGTTCACGGTGGTGGCCCAGCATCGTCGCCGGGTGCCCTCCGACGGGCTGATCATCGGCATCGCCGCCGGCATGGGGTTCGCCGCACTGGAGACGATGGGCTACGCGTTCAGCGCGCTGCTGAGTTCCCAGGGCAACATCGGTGCGGTGGAGCAGACGCTCTTCATCCGGGGTCTGACGGCGCCCGCCGGTCACACCGCCTGGACCGGGCTCACCGCCGGCGCGCTGTGGGCGTTGCTCGCCAGCCCGAGCGTTACTCGGCTCTTCGGCTTCATCGGCACGTTCCTGGGTGTCGTCGTCCTGCACACCCTCTGGGACACGTTCTCCGGTTCGCTGGTCTTCGTCGTGTTGGCGATCATCAGCATCGGCTGGCTGTTCTGGGAGCTGCGCCGGTACCGGACCTTCGGC
- a CDS encoding permease-like cell division protein FtsX: MRRGAPLLSLVVLLALPACTSKPEEPGDVALTVFLDNDVTVAQKGSVEQQLRSMPSVTEASLETREQAYERQKADLKDQPDLLAALKPEYLPELLHATVSDPSIAEAVELVMAEADGVQDVALRIADVDPRPSRIGVIVRLTSSATDEQRAAVETAVRALPTAKSIEFEDRDAAYERLRKRCQGKGDLSTQLQPQMTRESWRFEMPLNGEGSGVGELMRLDGVDGVPLAPLAML, from the coding sequence ATGCGCCGCGGAGCACCGTTACTGTCACTCGTCGTCCTGTTGGCCCTTCCCGCCTGCACCTCGAAACCCGAGGAGCCCGGGGACGTGGCGTTGACCGTCTTCCTCGACAACGACGTGACGGTGGCGCAGAAGGGCAGCGTGGAGCAGCAACTCCGGTCCATGCCAAGTGTCACTGAGGCGTCCCTCGAAACCCGCGAGCAGGCGTACGAGCGCCAGAAGGCGGACCTGAAGGACCAGCCCGACCTGCTGGCGGCCCTCAAGCCGGAGTACCTGCCGGAGCTTCTTCACGCCACCGTCAGCGACCCGTCGATCGCCGAGGCGGTCGAACTGGTGATGGCCGAGGCCGACGGCGTGCAGGACGTGGCGCTCAGGATCGCGGACGTCGACCCCCGGCCATCGCGGATCGGCGTCATCGTCCGGCTCACGTCGTCGGCGACCGACGAACAACGGGCCGCCGTGGAGACGGCCGTCCGGGCACTCCCCACGGCGAAGTCGATCGAATTCGAGGACCGCGACGCCGCGTACGAGCGCCTCCGCAAGCGGTGTCAGGGCAAGGGTGACCTGTCCACGCAGCTCCAACCGCAGATGACGCGCGAGTCGTGGCGGTTCGAGATGCCATTGAACGGAGAAGGATCTGGAGTGGGCGAGCTGATGAGGCTCGACGGCGTCGACGGCGTACCCCTGGCCCCTCTGGCGATGCTGTAA